The proteins below come from a single Lates calcarifer isolate ASB-BC8 linkage group LG11, TLL_Latcal_v3, whole genome shotgun sequence genomic window:
- the tmem98 gene encoding transmembrane protein 98, producing METVVIVAIGVLATIFLASFIALVVVCRHRYCHPHDLLHHFDSKPTVDLIGAMETQSEPSELELDDVVITNPHIEAILENEDWIEDASGLVSHCISILKICHTLTEKLVAMTMGSGAKVKAPASLSDIITVAKRISPRVDDVVRSMYPPLDPILLDARATALLLSVSHLVLVTRNACHMSGSMDWIDQSLHAAEDHMVVLREAALASEPERGIPGADAQREQAI from the exons ATGGAGACGGTGGTGATTGTGGCCATCGGGGTGTTGGCTACCATTTTCCTGGCCTCCTTCATTGCCCTGGTGGTGGTGTGCAGACACCGCTACTGCCACCCTCACGACCTGCTGCACCACTTCGACTCCAA ACCCACAGTTGATCTGATTGGAGCCATGGAGACTCAGAGTGAGCCATCGGAGCTGGAGCTGGACGACGTGGTCATCACCAACCCTCACATCGAGGCTATCCTGGAGAACGAGGACTGGATAGAAGACGCTTC CGGTCTGGTCTCTCACTGCATCTCCATCCTAAAG ATCTGCCACACTTTGACTGAGAAGCTGGTTGCCATGACGATGGGCTCGGGGGCAAAGGTTAAAGCACCGGCCAGCCTGAGTGATATTATCACCGTGGCAAAACGCATCAGCCCGAG GGTGGACGACGTGGTCAGATCCATGTACCCTCCTCTGGATCCAATCCTCCTGGATGCCAG GGCCACTGCTCTGCTCCTCTCAGTCAGCCACCTGGTGCTGGTCACCCGCAACGCCTGTCACATGTCGGGCAGCATGGACTGGATCGACCAGTCGCTCCACGCAGCTGAAGATCACATGGTGGTTTTGCGAGAGGCGGCGCTGGCCTCTGAACCGGAACGAGGCATACCTGGAGCTGACGCACAGAGAGAACAGGCCATTTAG